In Deinococcus psychrotolerans, a genomic segment contains:
- a CDS encoding alpha/beta hydrolase: MRRFPIVPRFSAWPKLTEFPLLNRRELPAGTLSGEAAVQALWALGEARGLTLLADCAAALCLYPAWERRDWKMPSAEQALSAYGGEFRSVPALSVLGALRQETGRPNVLHCSSGLVFALYQQPEQLVLILGGTNTSHSDSQLHTFPAEAKQFRADVLNVLGRLPRLFSVAAEFTQLLLAERGRALPDLPLTVAGHSLGGGLAQYAAGLCGVPGVAFSPTALGRAVAAALPSAPEVLCLSLHGDPIPLIGTQHLQARLLGHHLRLPLHPSVPPARHITSHGQIYLHLLAWLREAWPELPSALES, encoded by the coding sequence ATGCGCCGCTTTCCTATTGTCCCGCGCTTCTCGGCTTGGCCCAAGCTGACCGAGTTTCCGCTGCTGAACCGGCGTGAGTTGCCGGCTGGCACGCTCAGCGGTGAAGCGGCTGTTCAGGCTCTGTGGGCTTTGGGAGAAGCGCGGGGCCTCACGCTGCTGGCAGACTGCGCCGCCGCGCTGTGCCTTTATCCGGCGTGGGAGCGGCGCGACTGGAAAATGCCCAGCGCCGAGCAAGCTTTATCGGCTTACGGCGGTGAGTTCAGAAGCGTACCTGCGCTGAGCGTACTGGGGGCGCTGCGTCAGGAAACGGGGCGGCCCAACGTGCTGCACTGTTCCAGCGGCCTTGTTTTTGCCCTTTATCAGCAGCCTGAGCAACTGGTGCTGATCTTGGGCGGCACCAACACCAGCCACTCCGACTCGCAGCTCCACACCTTTCCCGCCGAGGCCAAGCAATTTCGTGCCGACGTGCTCAACGTGCTGGGCCGTTTGCCCCGCCTCTTCTCGGTGGCCGCTGAATTCACCCAGCTCCTGCTCGCCGAGCGTGGCCGCGCTCTCCCCGACTTGCCGCTGACGGTGGCCGGGCACTCGCTGGGCGGCGGGCTGGCGCAGTACGCGGCGGGCCTGTGTGGTGTGCCGGGAGTGGCTTTTAGTCCGACTGCGCTGGGCCGAGCAGTGGCCGCTGCGCTGCCCAGCGCTCCCGAGGTGCTGTGCTTGTCGCTGCACGGCGACCCGATTCCCCTGATCGGCACTCAGCATTTGCAGGCGCGGCTGTTGGGCCATCATCTGCGCTTGCCACTGCACCCCAGCGTGCCGCCCGCCCGCCACATCACCAGTCACGGCCAGATTTATTTGCATTTGCTGGCGTGGCTGCGTGAGGCCTGGCCGGAGTTGCCCAGCGCTCTGGAGTCGTGA
- a CDS encoding carbohydrate kinase family protein — protein MPFNQSSLPPTTKPLVSVGDLAWDVLAKPDTSLLPGGDTTGRMELSPGGSAANLAVWARRLGYPSTFVGKIGTGHFGALAQAGLEDEGVLAEVIRTPLHPTGVILALIDQRGQRAMLTGQGADWELLPEELPREVLLGAGHVHLTAWSLFRDPPRRAALAAAKLAEEAGATLSLDPGSFQMIQQAGRENFLSWISEVPFDIFFPNADEARAMSGESTSEAALAWLRGHYPKALIVLKMDEDGALLEGPQTPRTHIQASQDTLVDATGAGDAFGGVFLAHYLEHGDPVKAAKIAAQVGGWVVSRFGARPPVDEALKLRLAPLLSQPSPEVGA, from the coding sequence GTGCCCTTCAACCAATCCTCTTTGCCGCCCACCACCAAGCCGCTCGTTTCTGTCGGCGACCTCGCGTGGGACGTGCTGGCCAAACCCGATACCTCGCTGCTTCCGGGAGGAGACACCACTGGCCGCATGGAACTTTCCCCCGGCGGCAGCGCAGCCAACCTGGCGGTCTGGGCCAGACGCCTGGGCTACCCCAGCACCTTTGTCGGCAAAATCGGCACCGGCCACTTCGGAGCGCTGGCGCAGGCGGGCCTCGAAGATGAAGGCGTGCTGGCTGAGGTGATTCGCACGCCGCTGCATCCGACCGGCGTGATTTTGGCTCTCATTGACCAGCGGGGCCAGCGGGCCATGCTGACCGGACAGGGAGCCGACTGGGAACTGCTGCCCGAAGAGTTGCCGCGTGAAGTGCTGCTGGGCGCAGGCCACGTTCACCTGACCGCTTGGAGTCTGTTCCGCGATCCGCCGCGCCGCGCCGCTTTGGCCGCCGCCAAACTCGCTGAGGAAGCCGGAGCGACGCTGAGCCTCGATCCCGGCAGCTTTCAGATGATTCAGCAGGCAGGCCGCGAGAACTTTTTGTCGTGGATCAGCGAAGTGCCGTTCGATATTTTCTTTCCCAACGCCGACGAAGCCCGCGCCATGAGCGGGGAAAGTACCTCCGAGGCGGCGCTCGCATGGCTGCGCGGCCATTACCCCAAAGCCCTGATCGTGCTGAAAATGGACGAGGACGGCGCACTTTTGGAAGGCCCGCAGACTCCGCGCACCCACATTCAGGCGTCGCAAGATACCTTGGTGGACGCCACCGGAGCCGGAGACGCTTTTGGAGGCGTCTTTCTGGCCCATTATCTGGAGCATGGTGATCCGGTGAAAGCGGCCAAGATAGCCGCGCAGGTGGGCGGCTGGGTGGTCTCGCGCTTTGGCGCACGCCCGCCGGTAGATGAAGCCCTTAAGCTTCGGCTCGCCCCGCTGCTTTCTCAGCCCAGTCCAGAGGTGGGCGCGTGA
- the cmk gene encoding (d)CMP kinase, which yields MIVTIDGVAASGKSSVASGVASALSIPYVSSGLLYRAATLLALEAGTSLSDAPALLSLLGAAPLRLEPLAGGNRIYLDTPDCPRELTADAHTSAVDAGVSALAQLPQLREWVNARLRALTPPFVAEGRDMGTAVFPQARAKFFLVASPRVRALRRVKERVGDVEAVEQALIARDEQDQLQSHPAADAQIIDTSDLDLAGVIAAVMAGVQERA from the coding sequence GTGATTGTAACGATTGACGGCGTAGCGGCCAGCGGCAAATCCAGCGTGGCCAGCGGCGTAGCCAGCGCCCTGAGTATTCCTTATGTCTCCAGCGGTCTGCTGTACCGGGCCGCGACCTTGCTGGCACTCGAAGCGGGCACGTCCCTGAGCGACGCACCAGCCCTGCTCTCGCTGCTGGGCGCTGCCCCACTGCGCTTGGAGCCGCTGGCCGGAGGCAACCGCATTTACCTCGATACTCCTGATTGCCCGCGTGAACTCACCGCCGACGCCCACACCAGCGCAGTCGACGCGGGCGTGAGCGCGTTGGCCCAACTGCCGCAGCTGCGCGAGTGGGTCAACGCCCGGCTGCGTGCCCTGACTCCGCCGTTCGTGGCCGAGGGACGCGATATGGGCACCGCCGTGTTTCCGCAGGCGCGGGCCAAGTTCTTTTTGGTGGCCTCCCCGCGTGTGCGGGCGCTGCGGCGCGTCAAAGAGCGCGTCGGCGATGTGGAGGCCGTGGAGCAGGCCCTGATTGCCCGCGATGAACAAGATCAGTTGCAGTCTCACCCCGCTGCCGACGCCCAGATCATCGACACCAGCGACCTCGACTTGGCGGGCGTGATCGCAGCGGTCATGGCCGGAGTCCAAGAGCGGGCTTAA
- a CDS encoding peptidylprolyl isomerase, with product MSALSEDRKISFKTAPSLGEAIEPGKQYQAVFETTRGRIVMDLYPDDAPQTVNSFVYLIRHHYYDGISFHRVLQDFMAQTGDPTGTGAGGPGYQFEDEFNSHRHDKKGVLSMANRGPATNGSQFFMLFAPQPHLDGKHTVFGQVVEGLEVLDRLTRIQPGYPGTADKIEKAYVMEK from the coding sequence ATGAGCGCCCTCAGCGAAGACCGCAAAATTAGCTTCAAGACCGCGCCCAGCTTGGGTGAGGCCATTGAGCCCGGCAAGCAGTACCAGGCCGTGTTTGAGACTACTAGGGGTCGCATCGTCATGGATCTGTACCCCGACGACGCGCCGCAGACGGTCAACAGCTTTGTCTACCTGATCCGCCACCACTATTACGACGGCATTTCCTTTCACCGCGTTCTTCAGGACTTCATGGCCCAGACCGGCGACCCGACCGGCACCGGAGCGGGCGGCCCCGGCTACCAATTTGAAGACGAGTTCAACTCACACCGTCACGACAAAAAAGGCGTGCTGAGCATGGCCAACCGTGGCCCCGCCACCAACGGCTCGCAGTTTTTTATGTTGTTCGCGCCGCAGCCGCACCTTGACGGCAAGCACACCGTCTTCGGGCAAGTTGTAGAGGGGTTAGAGGTGCTCGACAGGCTGACCCGCATCCAACCCGGCTATCCCGGCACGGCGGACAAAATCGAGAAAGCCTACGTGATGGAGAAGTAA
- the zwf gene encoding glucose-6-phosphate dehydrogenase: protein MAAELAANVNPFRAGMRRSRAPEPATLVIFGATGDLAKRKLLPAVFGLWQDGLLGSAFNIVGVGRQEMTDEQFKDYAIEALKTSKETDTPQPGALEKFRELLYYEFGDFGADEVYGKVKAQLNEAEDAHGGRKNALFYLSTPPSLFEPISNGLGRLGLQDQTEGWRRIIVEKPFGTDLASARHLNDTLHGVWNESQVYRIDHYLGKETVQNLMAIRFGNAIFEPLWNRSFVDHIQITNAEDLGLEGRAGYYEEAGVVRDMLQNHLMQVVALTAMEPPAAFDADAIRDEKVKALRAIRRIPVERVSEVAVRGQYGPGTLDGEHVPGYREEPNVQEGSGTPTYVAVKYEIDNWRWQGVPFYVRSGKRLPKKVTEIAVVFKRPPLGLFPGGLERNVLAFRIQPDEGVSLKFSSKTPGQENVLREVVMDFRYDAFGAQLESPYSRLLLDAMVGDATLFPREDEVDQAWQIVSGILEAWDPASPHYVPPTDFPNYDAGTWGPDEADQLIGPDRRWRRL from the coding sequence ATGGCCGCCGAACTGGCCGCCAACGTCAATCCATTCCGGGCTGGAATGCGCCGCAGCCGCGCTCCTGAACCGGCCACTCTGGTCATTTTCGGCGCGACGGGCGACCTGGCCAAGCGCAAATTGCTGCCCGCCGTGTTCGGTCTGTGGCAAGACGGCCTGCTCGGCAGCGCCTTTAACATCGTCGGGGTGGGCCGTCAGGAGATGACCGACGAGCAGTTCAAGGACTACGCCATCGAAGCGCTTAAAACCAGCAAGGAAACCGACACCCCGCAGCCCGGAGCGCTGGAAAAGTTCCGCGAGCTGCTGTATTACGAATTCGGTGACTTCGGGGCCGACGAGGTCTACGGCAAAGTCAAAGCGCAGCTCAACGAAGCGGAGGACGCGCACGGCGGGCGCAAGAACGCGCTGTTTTACCTGTCCACCCCGCCGAGCTTGTTTGAGCCGATCAGCAACGGATTGGGCCGACTGGGCCTACAAGACCAGACGGAGGGTTGGCGGCGCATCATCGTCGAAAAACCGTTCGGAACGGATCTGGCCTCGGCGCGGCACCTCAATGACACCCTTCACGGCGTCTGGAACGAGTCGCAGGTCTACCGTATCGACCATTATCTCGGCAAAGAAACCGTGCAGAACTTGATGGCGATCCGCTTTGGCAACGCCATCTTCGAGCCGCTGTGGAACCGCTCGTTCGTCGATCATATCCAGATCACCAACGCCGAGGACTTGGGCCTCGAAGGCCGCGCCGGGTACTACGAGGAAGCCGGTGTGGTGCGCGACATGCTGCAAAACCACCTCATGCAAGTGGTGGCGCTGACCGCCATGGAGCCGCCCGCCGCTTTTGACGCCGACGCCATCCGCGACGAAAAGGTCAAGGCGCTGCGGGCCATTCGCCGCATCCCGGTCGAGCGCGTCTCCGAAGTGGCGGTGCGCGGGCAGTACGGCCCCGGCACCCTCGACGGCGAACACGTGCCCGGCTACCGCGAAGAACCCAACGTGCAGGAAGGCTCCGGCACCCCGACTTACGTGGCCGTCAAGTACGAGATCGACAACTGGCGCTGGCAGGGCGTGCCGTTTTATGTCCGCAGCGGTAAGCGGCTGCCCAAAAAAGTCACCGAGATCGCGGTGGTGTTCAAGCGCCCGCCTTTGGGCCTGTTTCCGGGCGGCCTCGAGCGCAACGTCTTGGCCTTCCGCATCCAGCCGGACGAAGGCGTGAGCCTCAAGTTTTCGAGCAAAACCCCCGGACAAGAAAACGTGCTGCGTGAAGTGGTGATGGATTTCCGCTACGACGCTTTCGGCGCTCAACTCGAAAGCCCCTACTCACGCTTACTCCTCGACGCGATGGTGGGCGACGCGACCCTGTTTCCGCGTGAGGACGAAGTGGATCAGGCTTGGCAGATCGTTTCGGGCATTCTGGAAGCCTGGGATCCCGCCTCGCCGCATTACGTACCGCCCACCGATTTCCCCAACTACGACGCCGGAACGTGGGGGCCGGACGAAGCCGACCAGCTGATCGGCCCGGATCGGCGCTGGCGGCGCTTGTGA
- a CDS encoding peptidylprolyl isomerase → MKRIALLTLLTLSLAACQKKEATTTTTDTTAADTTKTDTTKTDTATPDATKTDTTKTDAATPAAPAAIPSGYTLVPDLGKTPVTTFTAPPEMKLEDGKDYYAVIDTDKGQIVADLLENEVPVTVNNFVYLARNHFYDGQRFHRVIDGFMAQTGDPSSTDESKKATWGQGGPGYQFPDEIRSKLVFDQPGMLAMANSGPNTNGSQFFVTFAPSTFLNGHYSLFGKVVGGEDVLPKLTRTATSGQGGEQPIAGAVPDTITSVRIVTKP, encoded by the coding sequence ATGAAGCGTATTGCCCTCCTCACTTTGCTGACCCTGAGTCTGGCCGCTTGCCAGAAAAAAGAAGCCACCACGACCACCACCGACACCACGGCGGCGGACACCACCAAAACCGACACCACCAAAACAGATACCGCAACACCGGACGCCACCAAGACGGATACCACCAAAACCGACGCGGCCACCCCCGCCGCTCCCGCTGCCATCCCCAGCGGCTACACCCTTGTCCCCGACCTCGGCAAAACGCCCGTGACCACCTTCACGGCCCCGCCCGAAATGAAGCTGGAAGACGGCAAAGATTACTACGCCGTGATCGACACCGACAAAGGCCAGATCGTGGCGGATTTGCTGGAAAATGAAGTGCCGGTGACGGTCAACAACTTCGTGTATTTGGCCCGCAATCACTTCTATGACGGCCAGCGCTTTCACCGCGTCATCGACGGCTTTATGGCCCAGACCGGCGATCCCAGCAGCACCGACGAAAGCAAGAAGGCGACTTGGGGGCAGGGAGGCCCCGGCTACCAATTCCCCGACGAAATTCGCAGCAAATTGGTGTTCGACCAGCCCGGCATGCTGGCGATGGCCAACAGCGGCCCCAACACCAACGGCTCGCAGTTTTTCGTGACCTTTGCGCCTTCCACTTTCCTGAATGGCCACTACAGCTTGTTCGGCAAAGTGGTCGGCGGTGAAGACGTGCTGCCCAAACTGACCCGCACCGCCACCAGCGGACAGGGCGGCGAGCAACCGATTGCCGGCGCGGTGCCCGACACCATCACCAGCGTGCGAATCGTTACCAAGCCCTAA
- the gnd gene encoding phosphogluconate dehydrogenase (NAD(+)-dependent, decarboxylating) codes for MKIGMIGLGKMGGNMVARLLQGGQEVVAYDLSEDNIKLAEGRGAEGARTLEELIAKLPTPRAVWVMVPSGAATESTVMKLADQMQKGDIIIDGGNSNYKDSQRRAKTLAERGIDFVDVGTSGGVWGLKEGYAMMVGGEKAAVDSLTPILEVLAPAPTQGWGRMGPAGSGHYVKMVHNGIEYGMMQAYAEGFELMHAKTEMQLDMAQIAELWRHGSVIRSWLLDLTADALSGDPEFSDLSDYVADSGEGRWTVVDALNEGIPAPVITLSVQMRLRSQQKSSYAGKMLSAMRRAFGGHAVKKVETEAEESIVPEAHTPEDARPQNIPASGTKAAGAQSDGDTARQLGESGKAPVNPNPEDTGNKAAGNKNEGQS; via the coding sequence ATGAAAATAGGCATGATCGGTTTGGGCAAAATGGGCGGCAACATGGTGGCGCGTTTGCTGCAAGGCGGACAGGAAGTGGTGGCCTACGACCTCAGCGAAGACAACATCAAGCTGGCTGAGGGGCGCGGAGCCGAGGGAGCCCGCACGCTTGAGGAATTGATCGCCAAGCTGCCTACCCCCCGCGCCGTGTGGGTGATGGTGCCGAGCGGGGCCGCCACCGAGAGCACCGTGATGAAGCTGGCCGACCAGATGCAGAAGGGCGACATCATCATCGACGGCGGCAACAGCAATTACAAAGACAGCCAGCGCCGCGCTAAAACGCTGGCCGAGCGCGGCATCGACTTTGTGGACGTGGGCACCTCAGGCGGCGTCTGGGGCCTTAAGGAAGGCTACGCCATGATGGTCGGCGGCGAAAAGGCGGCGGTAGACAGCCTGACGCCGATTCTGGAAGTGTTGGCCCCCGCGCCCACCCAGGGCTGGGGCCGGATGGGGCCAGCCGGCAGCGGCCACTACGTCAAGATGGTTCACAACGGCATTGAGTACGGCATGATGCAGGCCTACGCCGAGGGCTTCGAGCTGATGCATGCCAAAACGGAAATGCAGCTCGACATGGCCCAGATCGCTGAGCTGTGGCGGCACGGCAGCGTGATCCGCTCGTGGCTGCTTGATTTGACCGCCGACGCCCTGAGCGGCGATCCGGAATTCAGCGACCTCTCGGACTACGTGGCCGACTCCGGTGAGGGCCGCTGGACAGTGGTGGACGCCCTCAACGAAGGCATTCCGGCTCCAGTCATTACCCTGAGTGTGCAGATGCGCCTGCGCAGCCAGCAAAAGAGCAGTTACGCCGGCAAAATGCTCTCGGCCATGCGCCGCGCCTTTGGCGGTCACGCCGTCAAGAAAGTGGAGACGGAGGCCGAGGAAAGCATCGTGCCCGAAGCCCACACCCCAGAAGATGCCAGGCCGCAGAACATTCCGGCGTCGGGTACCAAAGCTGCCGGCGCTCAAAGTGACGGTGACACGGCCCGCCAACTCGGTGAAAGCGGCAAAGCCCCCGTCAACCCCAACCCTGAAGACACCGGGAACAAGGCGGCGGGCAACAAGAACGAAGGCCAGTCGTAA
- a CDS encoding LptF/LptG family permease → MRGLFSRYLFKEIAPLYAGGVLLFLFLKMTDIISGTVGAMLSYHTSLLSALTLLSYQLPLVLNICLVVSVPFAVLMAFGRLAKDSEVKAAYAGGVRPLSMLWPLLLPALVVGAAVYFNAAYLTPSGNQKYIKYFYTDIYKLAVPTPTTQNYAHAEGGNFFTAGRIDSLGNGSPKTLSSLTGVVVQTPQGTYSASGGRWDAAAKTWTLFGGYRVDPQGVITALSAPITFAQTDVVARPPPPTDQSTTPQLRAQLATLTPNTEDYRRAAYELSRRVADSFTPLIFVLAAGTLGLALTNRAWAVGAVILFLVTFYALWNTAPQLAAVGALPHLLAAWLPNLVFALFGLLMAWRLR, encoded by the coding sequence ATGAGAGGTCTTTTTTCACGCTATTTGTTTAAGGAAATCGCGCCGCTCTACGCGGGGGGCGTGCTGCTGTTTTTGTTTTTGAAGATGACCGACATTATCAGTGGCACGGTGGGGGCGATGCTGTCGTACCACACCAGCCTGCTTAGTGCACTGACGCTGCTGAGTTACCAATTGCCGCTGGTGCTCAATATCTGCTTGGTGGTGTCGGTGCCGTTCGCAGTGCTGATGGCCTTTGGGCGGCTGGCTAAAGACAGCGAAGTCAAGGCGGCCTACGCGGGCGGGGTGCGCCCCCTGAGTATGCTGTGGCCGCTGCTGCTTCCAGCGCTGGTGGTGGGCGCGGCGGTGTATTTCAACGCGGCTTACCTGACGCCCAGTGGCAACCAGAAGTACATCAAGTATTTTTACACCGATATTTATAAACTGGCCGTGCCGACGCCCACCACCCAGAACTACGCCCACGCGGAAGGCGGTAATTTTTTTACGGCGGGGCGGATTGACAGTTTGGGCAATGGCAGCCCCAAAACTTTATCCTCGCTGACTGGCGTGGTGGTGCAGACCCCGCAGGGCACCTACAGCGCCAGCGGCGGGCGCTGGGACGCGGCGGCCAAAACGTGGACGCTTTTCGGCGGCTACCGAGTCGACCCTCAGGGCGTGATCACGGCGCTGAGTGCGCCCATCACCTTTGCCCAAACCGACGTGGTGGCACGCCCGCCGCCGCCCACCGATCAGAGCACCACTCCGCAGCTTCGCGCCCAGCTCGCAACGCTCACCCCCAACACCGAGGATTATCGCCGCGCCGCTTACGAACTCAGCCGCCGGGTGGCCGATTCGTTTACGCCGCTGATCTTTGTGCTGGCCGCCGGAACGCTGGGGCTGGCGCTGACCAACCGGGCCTGGGCGGTGGGAGCGGTGATTCTCTTTCTGGTGACGTTTTACGCTCTGTGGAACACCGCGCCGCAACTGGCCGCCGTGGGTGCGCTGCCTCACCTGCTGGCCGCTTGGCTGCCCAATCTGGTGTTCGCGCTGTTCGGCCTGCTGATGGCCTGGAGGCTGCGGTGA
- a CDS encoding LptF/LptG family permease encodes MSRASRPAAAPAGLFSGRLNRYLLEEILPFLFAGLAVTILLLLLGALQAIIAPLLAKGANPALVAKLVALQLPDAVARGLPIALLFATLLGLSRLSADSEIKAMQAGGISPTKLFGPVMGLGLAVTLLSFAVGETLTPRAKVQSLSVQREIVLDNPRVAGLGVAGGKALVLRDAFGRAISIASVESGGELRGLSIATLRNGDVAREIITAQRGRLSAGSNVLELFDGQRITYQNEKPSTVLSFERGTLPVQDLQASFEGGDELKPVYLPLRDLWQKVREYKAQNINAPQEFTALQRKFAEPFAALCMAFFAAALAIFSFRSNLNIGLVWVLLLTFLYYATWSVFRVMGENGALSPLLSAWTPDALYVVAGAALLWVAARR; translated from the coding sequence GTGAGTCGGGCCAGCCGCCCAGCTGCCGCGCCGGCGGGCTTGTTCTCAGGGCGTCTCAACCGCTATTTGCTGGAAGAAATCTTGCCGTTTTTGTTCGCGGGGCTGGCGGTCACCATTTTGCTGCTGCTGCTGGGAGCGCTTCAGGCCATTATCGCGCCGCTGCTGGCCAAGGGAGCCAATCCCGCACTGGTCGCCAAATTGGTGGCCCTGCAACTGCCCGACGCGGTGGCGCGGGGCCTGCCGATTGCGCTGCTGTTTGCCACTTTGCTGGGGCTGTCGCGCCTCTCCGCCGATTCGGAAATCAAGGCGATGCAGGCCGGGGGAATCTCGCCCACCAAGTTGTTCGGGCCGGTGATGGGGCTGGGCCTTGCCGTCACGCTGCTGAGCTTCGCGGTGGGCGAAACCCTGACTCCACGTGCCAAGGTGCAGTCGCTGAGTGTGCAGCGCGAGATCGTCCTCGACAATCCGAGGGTCGCCGGGCTCGGTGTGGCGGGCGGCAAAGCACTGGTGCTGCGCGACGCTTTCGGGCGGGCCATCAGCATCGCCTCGGTGGAGTCCGGCGGTGAGTTGCGCGGCCTGAGCATCGCCACCCTCAGAAACGGCGACGTGGCCCGCGAGATCATCACGGCTCAGCGTGGGCGGCTGAGTGCGGGCAGCAACGTCCTCGAACTGTTTGACGGCCAGCGCATCACCTACCAAAACGAAAAGCCCTCCACCGTGCTGAGTTTTGAGCGCGGCACCTTGCCGGTGCAGGATTTGCAGGCCAGCTTCGAGGGCGGCGACGAACTCAAACCGGTGTATTTGCCGCTGCGTGACCTGTGGCAAAAAGTTCGCGAGTACAAAGCCCAGAACATCAACGCCCCGCAGGAATTTACCGCCTTGCAGCGCAAGTTTGCCGAGCCGTTCGCCGCGCTGTGCATGGCTTTTTTTGCTGCCGCACTGGCAATTTTCTCGTTCAGAAGCAACCTTAATATTGGGCTGGTGTGGGTGCTGCTGCTGACTTTCTTGTATTACGCCACCTGGAGTGTATTCAGGGTGATGGGCGAAAACGGAGCGCTCTCGCCGCTGCTCTCGGCTTGGACGCCCGATGCGCTGTATGTCGTGGCGGGAGCGGCGCTGCTGTGGGTGGCAGCGCGGCGGTAA
- a CDS encoding M20/M25/M40 family metallo-hydrolase, whose translation MPSPTSPLPESPVPSDAKLLPFVEAGLRDLSALVALESVSAQRRMLPQTAQAVTDLLSAEGFTVRQYPGQVAPLLIAEAGEGPSTLLIYNHYDVQPETPLELWDSPPFVLTERDGRLYGRGASDDKGEFASRLAAVRAIKARHAGHLPLKIRWLIEGEEEIGSPSLARFVEQHASELSADGCWWEFGSINSEGRPMVSLGLKGVVCLELRCRVADSDLHSSLGAVVDNPLWRLAAAVASLRDSTGRASIAGFHDAIRAPSEADLQAIRELPDARGPLRDTYNITRFLGDDTEHQTRSNLTPAINVNGFHGGYEGEGSKTVLPAAGFVKLDIRLVPDQDPDEIVKLLRTHLDTLGFEDIELIELESSEHAARTSADNPFVKVALQAAREAHGKEPVVSPSSAASGPLYPFVKHLNVPTVIMGIGNIGGRVHAPNENILKRDFAAGVRFGVVFMERLAQAKPS comes from the coding sequence ATGCCTTCCCCCACTTCCCCGCTGCCTGAATCGCCTGTGCCCAGTGACGCCAAACTCTTACCCTTCGTGGAAGCGGGCCTGCGTGATCTGAGCGCTTTGGTGGCCTTGGAAAGCGTCAGCGCCCAGCGCCGCATGCTGCCGCAAACCGCGCAGGCCGTGACGGATTTGCTGAGCGCCGAGGGCTTCACGGTGCGCCAGTACCCCGGCCAGGTGGCTCCGCTGCTGATTGCCGAAGCGGGAGAGGGACCAAGCACCCTGCTGATTTACAACCACTACGACGTGCAGCCCGAAACCCCCTTAGAGCTGTGGGACTCGCCGCCGTTCGTGCTGACCGAGCGCGACGGGCGGTTGTACGGACGCGGCGCAAGCGACGACAAAGGCGAATTTGCTTCGCGGCTGGCGGCGGTGCGGGCCATCAAAGCCAGACACGCGGGCCACCTGCCGCTCAAGATTCGCTGGCTGATCGAGGGCGAAGAAGAAATCGGCAGTCCCAGTTTGGCCCGCTTCGTCGAGCAGCACGCCAGTGAGCTGAGCGCCGACGGCTGTTGGTGGGAATTCGGCAGCATCAATTCGGAAGGCCGCCCGATGGTGTCGCTGGGCCTTAAAGGGGTGGTGTGCTTGGAACTGCGCTGCCGCGTGGCCGACTCGGATTTGCACAGCAGCTTGGGCGCAGTGGTCGACAATCCGCTGTGGCGCTTGGCAGCGGCGGTGGCCTCGCTACGAGACTCCACCGGGCGGGCCAGTATTGCCGGTTTCCACGACGCTATCCGCGCTCCCAGTGAAGCCGACTTGCAGGCCATCCGCGAGTTGCCTGACGCCAGAGGGCCGCTGCGTGATACTTACAACATCACCCGCTTTTTGGGCGACGACACCGAGCACCAGACGCGCAGCAACTTGACGCCGGCCATCAACGTCAACGGCTTTCACGGCGGCTACGAAGGTGAGGGAAGCAAAACCGTGCTGCCCGCTGCGGGTTTCGTCAAGCTCGACATCCGCTTGGTGCCCGACCAAGACCCGGATGAGATCGTCAAGTTGCTGCGTACCCATTTGGACACTTTGGGCTTTGAAGACATCGAGCTGATCGAACTCGAATCGAGCGAACACGCTGCCCGCACCAGCGCCGACAATCCATTTGTAAAAGTCGCCCTGCAAGCGGCCCGCGAGGCGCACGGCAAGGAGCCGGTGGTATCGCCGTCGAGCGCGGCCAGCGGCCCGCTTTATCCGTTCGTCAAGCACCTCAACGTGCCGACCGTGATCATGGGCATCGGCAACATCGGCGGCAGGGTTCACGCCCCCAACGAAAATATCCTGAAGCGCGACTTTGCAGCGGGCGTGCGCTTTGGAGTGGTCTTCATGGAGCGGCTGGCACAGGCCAAACCCAGTTAG